A region from the Spea bombifrons isolate aSpeBom1 chromosome 7, aSpeBom1.2.pri, whole genome shotgun sequence genome encodes:
- the LOC128501418 gene encoding uncharacterized protein LOC128501418 gives MALSVGSCALLLCTLWSGSYVPGGCSVPGRVFPDVVLRCPFEEKELSVDVGNVRVRWDRENRTLVEVSDGRIVVSDPRVSMSMDELGKGKAPVTLSNLTVTDSGTYNCTVQYAGLRVLFQYMVEVKENKIKVHHIKSRSRKQFVLSPAFSEERPGGGTGSMGGPRPPVIAASLGSNVTLPCHVNLAPSVHLGGVTIRWTKDGHALKAFLNATCCGNQYSQIDESDLRRQMAPLRLVNVTPEDSGTYNCYIKHESEETSSNVTLEVKAPTRTGFLRSRTWTEEHRVLKIAMVAGVTVSGACLAAILYFCYAA, from the exons ATGGCCCTGAGCGTGGGATCATGCGCCCTCCTTCTGTGTACCCTGT GGTCCGGCTCTTACGTTCCGGGGGGATGCTCCGTGCCGGGGAGAGTCTTCCCCGACGTGGTCTTGCGTTGCCCGTTCGAGGAGAAGGAGTTGTCGGTGGACGTCGGGAACGTCAGGGTGCGGTGGGACCGCGAGAACCGGACGCTGGTCGAGGTGTCTGACGGGAGGATCGTCGTTTCTGATCCTCGGGTCTCGATGTCGATGGATGAACTGGGAAAGGGAAAGGCGCCGGTAACCCTGAGCAACCTCACCGTGACGGACAGCGGCACCTACAACTGCACAGTGCAGTACGCCGGCCTCAGGGTGCTCTTTCAGTACATGGTGGAGGTTAAAG aaaataaaatcaaggtCCACCACATAAAGTCTCGCAGCCGGAAGCAGTTTG TCCTAAGCCCGGCTTTCTCTGAAGAGCGTCCTGGGGGGGGTACAGGCTCCATGGGTGGCCCCCGGCCCCCGGTCATTGCCGCCAGTCTGGGAAGTAACGTGACGCTGCCGTGTCACGTGAACCTGGCGCCCTCCGTGCACCTGGGAGGGGTGACCATCAGGTGGACCAAAGACGGCCATGCGCTGAAAGCCTTCCTGAACGCCACGTGCTGCGGGAATCAGTACTCGCAGATCGACGAATCGGATCTCCGGCGGCAAATGGCACCGTTACGATTGGTCAACGTCACCCCAGAGGATTCTGGGACGTATAACTGTTATATAAAGCACGAGTCCGAGGAAACCAGCAGCAATGTTACTCTGGAGGTAAAAG CACCGACCCGCACTGGCTTTCTAAGGTCTAGAACATGGACCGAAGAACACAGAGTCCTAAAGATTGCCATGGTGGCCGGCGTGACGGTTTCGGGTGCCTGCCTGGCTGCAATCCTATACTTCTGCTACGCGGCATAA